A portion of the Haemorhous mexicanus isolate bHaeMex1 chromosome 3, bHaeMex1.pri, whole genome shotgun sequence genome contains these proteins:
- the RHOU gene encoding rho-related GTP-binding protein RhoU: protein MPPQQEGEAGYISKPVPPGGCEVPPVPPRRVRSGRAAAALGAALGGRCRAAGSGAVAGAGAGVGSEPRRSIKCVLVGDGAVGKTSLVVSYTTNGYPTEYIPTAFDNFSAVVSVDGKPVRLQLCDTAGQDEFDKLRPLCYTNTDIFLLCFSVVSPSSFQNVSEKWVPEIRCHCPKAPIILVGTQSDLREDVKVLIELDKCKEKPVSEEAAKLCAEEIKAASYIECSALTQKNLKEVFDAAIVAGIQYSDTQQQPKKSKCRTPDKMKNLSKSWWKKYCCFV from the exons ATGCCGCCGCAGCAGGAGGGCGAGGCGGGATACATCAGCAAGCCGGTGCCGCCGGGCGGCTGCGAGGTGCCGCCGGTGCCCCCGCGCAGGGTGCGcagcgggcgggcggcggcggcgctgggaGCGGCGCTGGGCGGCCGCTGCCGGGCGGCGGGGTCCGGGGCCGTGGCCGGAGCCGGGGCCGGAGTGGGGTCTGAGCCGCGGCGCAGCATCAAGTGCGTTCTGGTGGGGGACGGCGCGGTGGGGAAGACCAGCCTGGTGGTGAGCTACACCACGAACGGGTACCCCACCGAGTACATCCCCACCGCCTTCGACAACTTCTCCG CTGTTGTGTCTGTCGATGGGAAGCCAGTGAGACTTCAGCTCTGTGACACAGCTGGTCAG GATGAATTTGACAAGCTCAGGCCTCTGTGCTACACGAACACGGACATCTTCCTGCTGTGCTTCAGCGTGGTGAGCCCTTCGTCCTTCCAGAACGTGAGTGAGAAGTGGGTTCCTGAAATTCGCTGCCACTGCCCCAAGGCACCCATTATCCTGGTTGGGACACAGTCAGACCTCCGGGAGGATGTCAAAGTTCTCATCGAGCTGGACAAGTGCAAAGAAAAGCCAGTCTCGGAGGAGGCTGCAAAGCTGTGTGCTGAGGAAATAAAAGCCGCGTCCTACATCGAGTGCTCCGCTTTGACTCAGAAAAACCTCAAGGAGGTCTTTGATGCAGCCATCGTGGCTGGCATTCAGTACTCGGATACCCAGCAGCAACCAAAGAAATCCAAATGCAGGACTCCAGACAAGATGAAAAACCTCTCCAAATCCTGGTGGAAAAAATACTGCTGTTTTGTATAG